Proteins from one Aquila chrysaetos chrysaetos chromosome 5, bAquChr1.4, whole genome shotgun sequence genomic window:
- the TSPAN3 gene encoding tetraspanin-3: protein MGQCGITSSKTVLVFLNLIFWAAAGILCYVGAYVFITYDDYDHFFEDVYTLIPAVIIIAVGTLLFIIGLIGCCATIRESRCGLATFVIILLLVFITEVVVVVLGYIYRAKVEDEVDRSIQKVYNGYNGTNPDAASRAIDYVQRQLRCCGIHNYSDWETTVWFKQTKNNSVPLSCCKAALSNCTGSLTRPMDLYSEGCEALVVKKLQEIMMYVIWAALAFAAIQLLGMLCACIVLCRRSRDPAYELLITGGTYA, encoded by the exons ATGGGGCAGTGcggcatcacctcctccaaaaCCGTCCTGGTCTTCCTTAACCTTATCTTCTGG GCAGCAGCAGGCATACTGTGCTACGTGGGAGCCTATGTGTTCATCACATATGATGACTATGATCACTTCTTTGAAGATGTCTACACACTAATTCCAGCAGTTATTATCATAGCTGTGGGaacacttctttttattattggACTTATTGGGTGCTGTGCCACAATTCGGGAAAGTCGCTGTGGACTTGCTACG TTTGTGATCATCCTGCTCTTGGTTTTTATCACTGAAGTTGTGGTGGTGGTTCTTGGCTACATCTACAGAGCAAAG GTGGAGGATGAAGTTGATCGCAGCATTCAGAAAGTATATAATGGATACAATGGGACAAATCCTGATGCAGCCAGTCGTGCTATTGACTATGTACAGAGGCAG CTGCGCTGCTGTGGGATCCATAACTATTCAGACTGGGAGACTACTGTCTGGttcaaacaaactaaaaataacagTGTGCCACTTAGCTGTTGCAAAGCAGCCCTCAGCAATTGTACTGGCAGTTTGACCCGCCCAATGGACCTTTATTCTGAG GGGTGTGAGGCTCTGGTTGTAAAGAAGCTTCAAGAGATCATGATGTATGTCATCTGGGCAGCACTAGCATTTGCTGCTATTCAG CTTCTGGGCATGTTGTGTGCCTGTATAGTACTATGTAGGAGGAGTCGGGATCCTGCCTACGAACTTCTCATCACTGGCGGAACCTATGCCTAG